The Noviherbaspirillum saxi genome includes a window with the following:
- a CDS encoding HutD family protein — protein sequence MQKFTPEQFVTMPWKNGGGSSTQIAVYPPGANHSGFEWRISTARVESAGPFSLFAGFDRSLAIVEGNGIALAIDSLHATILSADTRPFAFRGEQQVHASLLDGPVVDLNIFTRRSSWTHTLEKLEFSGTLQCGMQADLIFIYNARGAGVHCRTLAGRELDCGSGEAVLIDSSDGDHVALSAPTTATLYIARLTEKHHADNQ from the coding sequence ATGCAGAAATTTACGCCGGAACAGTTTGTAACCATGCCCTGGAAGAATGGTGGCGGCAGCTCGACCCAGATCGCGGTGTATCCGCCCGGAGCAAACCATTCAGGCTTCGAATGGCGGATCAGCACCGCCCGGGTTGAAAGCGCCGGACCGTTTTCGCTGTTCGCCGGCTTCGACCGTTCGCTTGCCATCGTGGAAGGCAATGGCATCGCGCTCGCCATAGACAGTCTGCACGCAACCATCCTGAGCGCCGATACCAGGCCGTTCGCCTTTCGCGGCGAACAGCAGGTGCATGCTTCGCTGCTCGATGGCCCAGTAGTTGATCTGAACATTTTTACCCGCCGCAGCAGCTGGACGCATACTCTGGAAAAACTGGAATTCAGCGGCACGCTGCAATGCGGAATGCAGGCCGACCTCATCTTCATCTATAACGCGCGCGGTGCCGGCGTCCATTGCCGCACCTTGGCCGGCCGCGAACTTGACTGCGGCAGCGGCGAGGCGGTGCTGATCGACAGCAGCGACGGCGATCATGTCGCACTGTCGGCACCGACGACGGCTACGTTGTACATCGCGCGCCTGACCGAAAAACACCATGCCGACAACCAATAA